Proteins from one Dysgonomonas sp. HDW5A genomic window:
- the sufB gene encoding Fe-S cluster assembly protein SufB, whose protein sequence is MQEDQDTILDEITSGDYKYGFVTDIENESIGKGLNEDVIRLISSKKNEPEWLLEYRLTAYRHWLTMKMPEWAQLDIPEINYQDVIYYSAPKQKIAPESLDQVDPELLKTFDKLGISINEQKKLVGMAVDVVMDSVSVKTTFRDVLSEKGIIFCSFGEAVQEYPELVKKYLGTVVSSKDNYFAALNSAVFSDGSFAYIPKGVRCPMELSTYFRINAANTGQFERTLLVADDDSYVSYLEGCTAPMRDENQLHAAIVEIIAMDRAEVKYSTVQNWYPGDKDGKGGIYNFVTKRGICKGESSKISWTQVETGSAITWKYPSCILAGDNSTGEFYSVAVTNHHQQADTGTKMIHIGKNTRSRIVSKGISAGQSQNSYRGLVKVSPKAENARNHSQCDSLLLGDKCGAHTFPYSEIANSTAIIEHEATTSKISEDQVFYCNQRGIATEDAVGLIVNGYAKEVMQKLPMEFAVEAQKLLQISLEGSVG, encoded by the coding sequence ATGCAAGAAGATCAAGATACAATATTGGATGAGATAACATCCGGTGATTATAAATATGGCTTCGTAACCGATATCGAAAACGAATCCATTGGTAAGGGTTTGAATGAAGATGTTATCAGACTGATTTCATCTAAAAAAAATGAGCCTGAATGGTTGCTTGAATACCGTTTAACTGCTTACAGACATTGGCTTACAATGAAGATGCCTGAGTGGGCACAGTTAGATATTCCTGAAATAAATTATCAGGATGTAATTTATTATTCGGCACCTAAACAAAAAATAGCACCAGAAAGTCTGGATCAGGTAGATCCTGAGCTGTTGAAAACATTCGATAAGTTAGGCATCTCAATAAACGAACAGAAGAAGTTGGTTGGAATGGCTGTAGACGTTGTAATGGACAGTGTTTCGGTGAAAACAACCTTTAGAGATGTGCTTTCTGAAAAAGGAATTATCTTTTGTTCTTTCGGAGAAGCCGTTCAAGAGTATCCCGAATTGGTTAAGAAGTATTTAGGGACAGTTGTTTCCTCCAAAGATAATTACTTTGCAGCATTAAATTCGGCTGTATTCAGTGATGGTTCGTTTGCTTATATTCCAAAAGGAGTTCGTTGTCCGATGGAACTTTCGACCTACTTCCGTATCAATGCGGCTAACACAGGTCAGTTTGAGAGAACCTTACTGGTGGCAGATGACGATTCGTATGTAAGTTACTTGGAAGGCTGTACAGCTCCTATGAGAGATGAGAACCAGTTGCATGCTGCTATTGTTGAGATAATTGCGATGGATCGTGCAGAGGTGAAATATTCAACGGTTCAGAACTGGTATCCGGGAGATAAAGATGGTAAAGGAGGTATTTACAACTTTGTTACGAAGCGTGGAATTTGTAAAGGAGAGTCTTCTAAAATATCATGGACGCAGGTCGAAACAGGTTCTGCTATAACATGGAAGTATCCATCTTGTATATTGGCAGGGGATAACTCTACCGGCGAATTCTACTCGGTTGCAGTTACTAACCATCATCAGCAAGCTGATACCGGAACGAAGATGATTCACATCGGTAAAAATACCAGAAGCCGTATCGTTTCGAAAGGTATTTCTGCAGGACAAAGTCAGAACTCTTATAGAGGGCTGGTAAAAGTCTCTCCAAAGGCTGAGAATGCCCGTAATCACTCACAATGCGATAGTTTGTTGCTAGGAGATAAATGCGGAGCTCACACATTTCCATATTCTGAAATAGCAAACTCTACAGCTATTATAGAACACGAGGCTACTACTTCGAAAATTAGTGAAGATCAGGTTTTTTATTGCAATCAACGTGGTATAGCTACCGAAGATGCAGTAGGACTCATTGTGAACGGCTATGCAAAGGAGGTTATGCAAAAACTGCCTATGGAATTTGCAGTTGAAGCTCAAAAATTACTTCAGATTAGTCTGGAGGGAAGTGTCGGTTAA